The DNA window ATGTCGGATAGTGTACTTCTGCTGGTCCAAGTCCTGGAGATCCCGCTGCTTCTTCTCGCTATTTAGGCGATAATTCTCGTAGTTAATTGCAGCCAATCTTTCCTTAGCCAACGTTGCATTTGTGGGAGCCGGAGTGGTTGTGGGCGGTCTGGTGGGCTCATCATCCTTCCTAATGGACAGCAGGTGCTCATAGTTAATCACTTTTTCGAACTCCTTTCTGCGATAGTCATGATTGCGCCTATGGATggtataaaattatattatttcaaTTGAATCTTTAAAGAAAACCATATTTTCTTAACTTACGAAACATAAATGAGATTGGGCAACGCATCCTCGTAGGTGATTTGCTCTTTGTTGTAGTAATCCTCGTCATCCGGCTGAGGACCTGAATAGTAGGGCAGTACACCAGCGCACTCACAATCGATGTCTTTAGCATTTTCCAACTCAACATTCGCATAATTTTTGACGTTTGCCTCCTGGGTAATATTGATATTTTCGGCggttacaaaataattttttatgacTCCATTCGGACGATTCGGTGGCCACCAGTGGAGAAGCTGAAAAGGAAAAAGTTTTAGAGCTGAgagatatattttaaaaagtaCTCACAATCTGAGAACTGATTTCCGAGTTGCCATATATTCGGAGCACAGGACTTGGCCTATCGGGCAGCGTCTGGAAGTAGCCGATTTTCGAGTAGGCATCTATCTGAATATGATATTCGGTTCTGGTGAGGGTCTTCACAAAATACGCATACTGTGTGTAGGGCTTCAGACCGCTTATCACATGACGTCGACTCTGGTTAGGCACAACGTCCATCAGCCAGCTGCAAAATTATAAACAGAATCACTGTAGGTAAACTTAGTGAGGGCGAGGAGTCCACACCCACTTGTCATGACCGCAACCATGCCGACCATCGTACATGGTCACGTTTTGCACCGGGGCTTCCTTGTAGTGATACGAATATCCTATTAGCGTTTCCATGCCCTCCCAGTCCATGTAGTCCAGAATGATGCGTACCGCAGTGGAATTTAGGTCCTCCACTTTGGGATTGAGGGAGCGCACCGCGTCGCCACAAATCACGCGCTCGCCGTTCGAATTGGGGGATACATCTGCCACAGATATATTTTCGCCACTTTTCAGGGAGCCCTGTAGCTGATGGATTTTCTCGTAGCACAGCCGGGGATTCAGGTGAAAGAATAGTGTACCGCGCTGAATGATCACCAGGTGATTGGGTGGCCAAATGTGCTCCAAATGGTAGTTATTCACTACGTACAAGGCGTATCTTGAAATGAgagaaataatattattagaaTTTCAATAACATTTTTACCCCTCAAACTAACTTGTTTTCCACCAGCTTATCCCCTCTTATGGCATCCAAATTCTGCAGAAATGTGAGCGACATCAGCTGCGCAGAGTGTATGACCTTTAGATACCCAGTGATCTCTTTAACGCTGGCCAAAGCATTTTCCAAGGCATCGACTATTTTCTCTGGGAAATGAATTATATAAGTGAATTATAGATAAATCTTTTATGATATGAAACACACCTTTAATATTGGTGAGTTCAATGGTAAGTGAACCATTGATGGTCACACAGTCCTGTAAAACTTCCAGGTCGGCAGCGCTCTTCACGTGAAAATCGCCGTTGCACTCCACCTGGCAGTGGATGATGCCCTTGGCGTCCAGAATCTCTTTCTGGTTTCCCGGACACTTTTTTACACACTGATAGCCGCGTATCAGGGGAATCCTTCCCAATTCTCGGCACTCCCTGTGACTTATGCACCTCCTCTTGTTTATTTCATAGCTGGCGACACACTGATTGACACATCCCATTCTTCCCTGGTAGTTTGCACACAGTGAGCAGTTTTGGGAATAGCAACCAGTTACACAGTTGTGATCACAACACTTGCCCGCACTATCGCATCCATTTAGGCCACATGCAATGGGGCAGTCCTTAAGTCTGGGCGGCTGGGGGCGAAGTTGTGTCGTATTCACGTTCCAGCAGCGCTCCGAGGAGTTCCTGATGAACTCGAAGTCCGCTGACAGGCTGCCACACAAGGGACACTGACTTTGCGGCCTGTTGTGCTGTGGGTAATAAGAAAGTTATTTATCCAATATTTGATATCTTCAAGATATCTTTACTCACTTTGAGGGAAAAGTGCTGCCGAGTGGCATTGCCCATCAAATACATCCAATCGACGGTTTCCACGAAGCACAGCAAGGGATTCGATTCGACGCGAA is part of the Drosophila sechellia strain sech25 chromosome 3R, ASM438219v1, whole genome shotgun sequence genome and encodes:
- the LOC6606332 gene encoding insulin-like growth factor 1 receptor: MGHLLPVPNPLPIPISIAVPLLLLFLGDASPVSARSDDQTACGSLEINEIAELRKLQNCTHVVGHVRLAYVDLTDVSGNYSTDSLASNVTEISDYLMVYRCTGLISLQSIFPRLRIIRGQELLFDQYSLVVYENRNLRELGLVELLRIQSGFIRVESNPLLCFVETVDWMYLMGNATRQHFSLKHNRPQSQCPLCGSLSADFEFIRNSSERCWNVNTTQLRPQPPRLKDCPIACGLNGCDSAGKCCDHNCVTGCYSQNCSLCANYQGRMGCVNQCVASYEINKRRCISHRECRELGRIPLIRGYQCVKKCPGNQKEILDAKGIIHCQVECNGDFHVKSAADLEVLQDCVTINGSLTIELTNIKEKIVDALENALASVKEITGYLKVIHSAQLMSLTFLQNLDAIRGDKLVENKYALYVVNNYHLEHIWPPNHLVIIQRGTLFFHLNPRLCYEKIHQLQGSLKSGENISVADVSPNSNGERVICGDAVRSLNPKVEDLNSTAVRIILDYMDWEGMETLIGYSYHYKEAPVQNVTMYDGRHGCGHDNWLMDVVPNQSRRHVISGLKPYTQYAYFVKTLTRTEYHIQIDAYSKIGYFQTLPDRPSPVLRIYGNSEISSQILLHWWPPNRPNGVIKNYFVTAENINITQEANVKNYANVELENAKDIDCECAGVLPYYSGPQPDDEDYYNKEQITYEDALPNLIYVSRNHDYRRKEFEKVINYEHLLSIRKDDEPTRPPTTTPAPTNATLAKERLAAINYENYRLNSEKKQRDLQDLDQQKYTIRHALPKCQNSHASVVQQVEEKCMAEEPLSGYELPGNQHFYRLSQLEPETHYRITIRACVEGVVNGCSTPAEAVIKTASIQLERFIKGV